In Leifsonia sp. AK011, the genomic stretch GTGTCCCGCAGCAGCCGAGCATCCCCTCGCCGCGTGTAGGCGAGTCGGATGAGTTGCTCGCCCATCGGCAGCACGCCGAAGCCGCTCACCCGCACGCGGTGGTCGCCCACCGGGAACGACTCGGGGAACCCGCCCGGCTCCAGGGAGACGACGGACAGCAGCGGGGAGGCCACCTGTCGAAAGACCAGCGGGTTGCGCAGGGCGCGCCACGCGGCATCCGGAGTGCAGTCGAGGGTGAGCTTGAGGAGTACGCGCATAGTGACAGTCTGCGCTGATCCACACTCAAGGGGAATGCAGGCTGTGCGAGTAGCGTTCGGATAGACAACGAGTCCATCAGGAGGAACACCATGAAGGCAGTCATCGGAGACACGGTCATTGCGGAGGCCCCGAAGGAGGACCTCATCTCGATCGAGGGCAACTGGTACTTCCCGCCGTCGAGCGTCAACAGCGACCTCCTTGTGGAGAGCGCCACCCCGTACACCTGCCCGTGGAAGGGCGAGTGCCAGTACTTCTCCGTGAAGAGCGGGGATGCAGTTCTGCAGGATCGCGCGTGGAGCTACCCCACCCCGTACCCGACCGCATTCGACCGCGTCGGCAAGGACTTCTCCAACTACGTGGCCTTCTGGAAGGAAGTTCAGGTCGTCGAGTAGCAGTGGCGGTCGGTACAGTCGCACACATGGGTGACACGACGGGACTGACCAAAGACGCAGGCTGGGAGCTGGGCGTGCGCACGACTGTCCCGGCTCCGCTGGTCGAGGTGTGGCAGTACCTCATGAGCGAGGGCCTGCCCGTGTGGCTGGGCGAGATCGCCGAGGTTCCGACCGAGCCGGGGGCGACCTTCGAGACTGCCGACGGCGTCCGCGGTACTGTGCGCAGCTTCACGGATGCCACGCGCCTCCGTCTCACATGGCGCCCCGATGACTGGCCCTACGACACGGTGCTCCAGCTCACCGTGAAGCAGGCTGCAACCGGGACCACCATCGGCATCCACCACGAGAAGCTCGCCGATCGTGACGAGCGCAAGCTCATGCTCGGCCACTGGAAGAACGTGGCCGCCGCGTTCGATGCGCACTTCGCCTGATATGGGCAGCTAGGCGCGCTTCACCCACTGGATCGCGTTGGCCGGGTCGTACCGGCGCGCACACTTGCCGCAGGCCATCGGTCGTGTCGGCCTCCGGTAGCGGTGGATGACGTGGCCCGCCGGGCACGTGCCCACCCACGGCGCGAGCTCGCTGGCGATCGGCCCGTCGTGCAGCCGCCCACCCTCGTAGCCCAGCTCGGTGGCGATGGCCTTCCACTTCGGTCCGTGGCCAGCGCGCGGCCCCGCCATGGCGTGGGCAACCTCGTGGAGGAGGGTCTGGTGGATCGCGTCATCCTCGAACTTCTCCGCGAGGTAGCGCGAGACGGTGATGCGCTTGCGCGTGTAATTGCAGAGGCCGGCGCGCGTCTTGGCGTTGTCGAAGCCGAAGCTCCAGCTGTCGTCGAGGTGCAGCGCGATGAGCGCGTTCGCCCACGTTCTCACCCGCACCAGATCTGCCACCCGACGAGGCTAACCCGCCTCGGCGACACGATCGCGACGCATCTCGACCGTTGGGGAAGCCCTGTAGGTGTGAGTAAGCGTGGCTGCAGACACACATCCGCGGTGAAACGCCGCGAGACGGTATAGGGACGCGGCGTGTCGCCCAGAACGTGTGTATCCCGCCGCGCCGCGCCTCAGCCCACAGGCTCCAGCGACACCTGCACGAGCTTGTCGTCCCCGTCGCGCGCCGTGCCCTTGCCGGCTGTGTTGTTCGTGATCATCCACACCGTGCCATCCGGCCCGGGAACGACGTCGCGGATCCGCCCGAACTCGCCCACGAACCACGGCGTCACCTCGCCGCGGTCGGTGATGATCGTCCAGAGGCGCTCGCCGCGGAGAGCTGCGAGAAAGAACGTGTCGCGCGTCCAGGCAAGACCGCTGGGGCTGGCGTCGGCGGGGCTCCACTGGGTGACGGGACTTGTGTACGCGGGATCCGGGTTCTGCCCTTCCACTACCGGCCAGCCGTAGTTGCCGCCGGCCTCGATGAGGTTGAGCTCGTCCCACGTGTTCTGGCCGAACTCCGCCGCCCACAGCTGCCCGGTGCGGTCCCACGTGATGCCCTGCGGGTTGCGGTGGCCGAGGGAGTAGACGTACGACCCGGGGAAGGGGTTGTCGTCGGGCACCGAGCCATCCGGTGTCATCCGCAGGATCTTGCCGCCGAGGCTGTTCGGGTCCTGCGCGTTGCTGGGCACGGCGGCGTCGCCCGCCGTCGCGTACAGCATGCCGTCGGGGCCGAGCTTGATGCGTCCGCCGTTGTGGTTGCCCGCCTTGGGCAGGCCGGTCAGGATGTCGCGGCCGGCGCCGAGCGAGTAGCTCCCCGGTGACCCCTCCAGCTCGAACCGCACGATCCGGTTGTCGCTGGCGCTCGTGAAGAACGTGTAGAGGTCGCCGTCGATGATCTCGAGGCCGAGCAGCCCGCCCTCGCCGCCCGGAACGACCCCGGGCACCGCCCCGACATCCCGCACCTGGCCATCGGCCATGACCTCGCGCACCACGCCGCGGTCGCGTTCGCTGATGAGCGTCGAGCCGCTGTCGAGGCGCACGATCGACCACGGAGCGGAGAGACCGGTGGCGATCGTGGTCGTGCCCGTGGGATGCACCGGGCCGACGGTCAGCGGGTCGGTCGTAGGGGAGGGCGACGGGGTCGGTGTGGCCGTAGGCGAGGTTGTGGGCGTCGGCATCGGCGCGGGCGAACTCACGCACGCCGCGAGCAGGAGGGAGGAGGCGAGCACTGGGCCGATCAGTAGCTGGCGCATGCTCCATCCCATCACGCGAGTTTCGCTACGTCACCCCTCGGCGCCTGGTCGCACCTGGAAGATGCCCTTCGAGGGCGGCGGCGACTGGGTGGCCGTGGCATCCGTCACGACGCTCGCGCCCGCGATGAACTCGCGCAGTTCGGCGCCGGAGACGACCTTGGCCGGATGTGGCCCCGCGGCCATCAGGCGTGGCATCCAGTCGAGCGGCAGGGGGCTGGCGGATGCCGCGAGCACGACATTTCCGAAGCGACGCCCCTTGAGGATCTGCGTCTCGGCGAGCGCGGCAACATTCCCGAGTGCCTCGACGAGAGTGGCCGCCTGCCCGCGCGCGAACTTGAGTCCTGGGCCGTCCGCGACGTTCGCGAGCAGGATTCCGCCGGGTGCGAGCAGCTTCGCGGCCGACCGGTAGAACTCGATGGATGTCACGTGCGCGGGTGTGCGCGCACCGCTGAAGACGTCCACGATCACCAGGTCGACGGTGCCCTGCAACCCACCGGGCAGCTTCTCGAGCACCTCGCGGGCGTCGCCGTGCCGGATGCGGATGGAGGCGCGCGGCGACCACGGCAACTCCTCGCGCACTAGCTCCACGAGGTCCGACTCAAGTTCGATGACCTGCTGCCGCGACCCCGGCCGAGTCGCCTCGATGTAGCGGGGGAGGGTGAGAGCGCCCGCGCCGAGGTGCACGGCCGTGATCGGCTGGCCGGGCATCCCGAGCTGGTCGATCACGTGGCCCATCCGCTGCACGTACTCGAAGAAGAGCTGCGTGGGATCTTCGAGGTTGACGTGACTCTGGGGGGTTCCGTCGACGGTGAGGGTGTAGGCGCCACGGATCCAGCGATCAGGGCTCACGACAGCGTGGAAGCCGCTCTCGGAGAGCGTTCGGTGCGGAAGATCGGCCACCCCTCGACCCTGCCACAGTCGTCCCCAGAATGTGGGCGAGGTATTCTCATAGACGGGTCTGTACACTCGCCCCATGAGCTAGGGGTGACACATGTCCGTGTATGACGAAATCGGTGGTGATGCCGCCGTCTCGCTCGCCGTCGAGTCCTTCTATGACAGGGTCATGGCGGATGCCACCCTGTCCCCGTACTTCGAGGGCATGAACCTGCACGCCATCAAGGATCACCAGCGCGACTTCTTCACCGTTCTACTCGACGGCCCAGAGGTCTACGACGGCCGCAGCATGCGCAACGCCCACGCAGGACTGCACATCACCGACGAGGTCTTCACGCGCACCCTCCAGCACCTCGCGGCGACGCTCGATGAGCTTGACGTCACACCACCGCTCAAGGATCAGGTACTCCGCCGGATCGAGGTCATGCGCGCCGCGATCGTGGAGGTACGGTGAAGCATGACCGTGCCTGATCGTCCCGTCGCCCCGGGGATGCGCGCCCAGCTCGATTCACAGTCCTACCTCGGCCCCGCCACCTTCGGTATGCGCCCGCTGCTCACCGAGCCGGAGCAGCTGGACTCGTGGCAGCCCGACGTCGCCGTTGTCGGCGCTCCGTGGGACGACAACACCACGTTCCGGCCCGGCGCGCGTTTCGGGCCGCGTGCCCTCCGAGCAAGCACCTACGACCCCGGCACATACCACCTCGACCTCGGCATCGAGATCTTCGACCACCTCGAGGTCGTCGACTACGGGGATGCCGTCACCAGCCACGGCATGTGGGAGCTCTCGAAGGCGGCGATCTACGAGCGCGTCAAGGAGGTGGCCAGCCGCGACATCATCCCGTTCGTCATCGGAGGCGACCACTCGATCACCTGGCCGTCCGCCACGGCCGTCGCCGAGCAGCACGGGTTCGGCAACGTCACGATGATCCACTTCGATGCGCACGCCGACACAGCTGACATCCTCGAGGGCAATCTCGCGAGCCACGGCACACCGATGCGCCGCCTCATCGAGTCCGGCGCGATCCCCGGCGACAAGTTCATCCAGGTGGGACTCCGCGGCTACTGGCCGGGCGAGGAGGACCAGAAGTGGATGCGCGACAACGAGCTCAAGCACTTCATGATGCAGGAGTTCTGGGAGCGCGGCACCCACGCGGTGCTCGCCGACCTCATCGCCGCAGGCCGCGAGCGCGGTGACAAGATCTACCTCTCCATTGACATCGACGTGCTCGACCCGGCATTCGCGCCAGCGACCGGCACCCCGGAGCCCGGCGGGTTCGCGACGATCGACCTGCTCCGTATCATCCGTGCGCTCGTTCTCGAGTTCGACGTGGTCGGGTTCGACGTCATGGAGGTCTCGCCACCGTATGATCACGCGGACCTCACCGTAAACGCCGCACACCGCCTCATCTGGGAGGCCTTCGCGGCGCTCGCCGTGCGGCGGCGCGACGCACGCTGACGTTGCGGAGGATGGCATGCCGCGCAACTGCGGGCAGCGGCCCGGGATGCGGCGTGCCCTCCTCCGCACTGTGCGCGCGTAACCGACGTTCCCTGATCCCGCAACCCCCTTGCCCCCCGTTCGGGGGTGGTGACACGGTGAAGGCACAGGGAACAAAGGAGCTTTCTGATGCCTTCTCGATACCGCCCGTTTCTTTCGGGTGCGGCGATCCTCGCCGCTGCAACACTCGTACTCTCGCCATCGGTCGCGTTCGCCGGGCCGCACCACGGCACTGACCCTGGCGACGCCACCCTCCTCCGCTACGCCGAGGACACCTGGGCATCACTGGATGCCATGACCGACCCCACCACGGGACTGGCCAGTGACAACATCAGCGGTGACCTCTCCGTGGCAGGGGAGTACACGTCCCCGACGAACATCGGTGGGTACCTCTGGTCGACCGTGATCGCCCGCGATCTCGGCATCATCAGCAAGAAGGACGCGAAACGGCGGCTGACCACCACGCTCGCGACCCTGGGGTCGATGGAGCGACACGAGCCGAGCGGCATGTACTACAACTGGTACTCGCCGTCCGATGCATCCAAGCTCACGACCTGGCCAGACAGCGGCGACGTCGTGTACCCGTTCCTCTCCACAGTGGACAACGGCTGGCTCGCGGCGGCCCTGCGTGTGGTCGCGAAGTCCGACCCCTCGCTTCGACACCGCGCGATGGACCTCTACGACAGCATGGACTTCGGCTGGTTCCACGACCTGAACGCCCGCGAGGGCGTCACCCTCAACCG encodes the following:
- the speB gene encoding agmatinase; translated protein: MTVPDRPVAPGMRAQLDSQSYLGPATFGMRPLLTEPEQLDSWQPDVAVVGAPWDDNTTFRPGARFGPRALRASTYDPGTYHLDLGIEIFDHLEVVDYGDAVTSHGMWELSKAAIYERVKEVASRDIIPFVIGGDHSITWPSATAVAEQHGFGNVTMIHFDAHADTADILEGNLASHGTPMRRLIESGAIPGDKFIQVGLRGYWPGEEDQKWMRDNELKHFMMQEFWERGTHAVLADLIAAGRERGDKIYLSIDIDVLDPAFAPATGTPEPGGFATIDLLRIIRALVLEFDVVGFDVMEVSPPYDHADLTVNAAHRLIWEAFAALAVRRRDAR
- a CDS encoding SRPBCC domain-containing protein is translated as MGDTTGLTKDAGWELGVRTTVPAPLVEVWQYLMSEGLPVWLGEIAEVPTEPGATFETADGVRGTVRSFTDATRLRLTWRPDDWPYDTVLQLTVKQAATGTTIGIHHEKLADRDERKLMLGHWKNVAAAFDAHFA
- a CDS encoding sorbosone dehydrogenase family protein — its product is MRQLLIGPVLASSLLLAACVSSPAPMPTPTTSPTATPTPSPSPTTDPLTVGPVHPTGTTTIATGLSAPWSIVRLDSGSTLISERDRGVVREVMADGQVRDVGAVPGVVPGGEGGLLGLEIIDGDLYTFFTSASDNRIVRFELEGSPGSYSLGAGRDILTGLPKAGNHNGGRIKLGPDGMLYATAGDAAVPSNAQDPNSLGGKILRMTPDGSVPDDNPFPGSYVYSLGHRNPQGITWDRTGQLWAAEFGQNTWDELNLIEAGGNYGWPVVEGQNPDPAYTSPVTQWSPADASPSGLAWTRDTFFLAALRGERLWTIITDRGEVTPWFVGEFGRIRDVVPGPDGTVWMITNNTAGKGTARDGDDKLVQVSLEPVG
- a CDS encoding DUF427 domain-containing protein; this translates as MKAVIGDTVIAEAPKEDLISIEGNWYFPPSSVNSDLLVESATPYTCPWKGECQYFSVKSGDAVLQDRAWSYPTPYPTAFDRVGKDFSNYVAFWKEVQVVE
- a CDS encoding group 1 truncated hemoglobin, which translates into the protein MSVYDEIGGDAAVSLAVESFYDRVMADATLSPYFEGMNLHAIKDHQRDFFTVLLDGPEVYDGRSMRNAHAGLHITDEVFTRTLQHLAATLDELDVTPPLKDQVLRRIEVMRAAIVEVR
- a CDS encoding SprT family zinc-dependent metalloprotease, producing MADLVRVRTWANALIALHLDDSWSFGFDNAKTRAGLCNYTRKRITVSRYLAEKFEDDAIHQTLLHEVAHAMAGPRAGHGPKWKAIATELGYEGGRLHDGPIASELAPWVGTCPAGHVIHRYRRPTRPMACGKCARRYDPANAIQWVKRA
- a CDS encoding fused MFS/spermidine synthase; translation: MADLPHRTLSESGFHAVVSPDRWIRGAYTLTVDGTPQSHVNLEDPTQLFFEYVQRMGHVIDQLGMPGQPITAVHLGAGALTLPRYIEATRPGSRQQVIELESDLVELVREELPWSPRASIRIRHGDAREVLEKLPGGLQGTVDLVIVDVFSGARTPAHVTSIEFYRSAAKLLAPGGILLANVADGPGLKFARGQAATLVEALGNVAALAETQILKGRRFGNVVLAASASPLPLDWMPRLMAAGPHPAKVVSGAELREFIAGASVVTDATATQSPPPSKGIFQVRPGAEG